A genomic segment from Lignipirellula cremea encodes:
- a CDS encoding type II secretion system F family protein produces the protein MTSTLISMLVFAGVSLLLIGLASLFYELYFRYRRGLRARIQQEFGMRDDSSPLLTSLPESASGMRARWSAWLAQLLDQSGVDLTLYQFAGLCVTSGLTAGLAASLLTGAVLPFLLAVPFGAAAPLLFVMSRRNWRLKKLCEQLPEAFEAMGRAVRSGQTAPAAMRIVGENFPDPISQEFGYCSQQQLLGVSPETALKDMARRAGVMELQIFVLALLVQSRSGGNLTELLEKLAAIVRNRLKLQAKIKAMTSEGRMQALVLTLLPLAALIALVVLSPEYVSVLFARPWILAATLCSQIAGAVWIRCIVHAEV, from the coding sequence ATGACTTCCACCTTGATTTCCATGCTGGTTTTCGCCGGCGTGAGTTTGCTGCTGATCGGCCTGGCGTCGCTGTTTTACGAGTTGTATTTCCGCTATCGGCGCGGGCTGCGGGCGCGCATCCAGCAGGAGTTTGGCATGCGCGACGACAGCTCGCCTTTGTTGACGAGCCTGCCGGAGAGCGCTTCTGGCATGCGGGCCCGCTGGTCGGCGTGGCTGGCTCAACTGCTGGACCAGTCAGGCGTCGACTTGACCCTGTATCAGTTTGCCGGGCTCTGTGTGACTTCCGGTTTGACGGCGGGCCTGGCGGCGTCCTTGCTGACAGGTGCGGTGCTTCCGTTCCTGCTGGCGGTTCCTTTCGGGGCGGCGGCGCCTTTGCTGTTTGTGATGAGCCGGCGGAACTGGCGCTTGAAAAAACTGTGCGAGCAGCTTCCTGAAGCGTTTGAAGCGATGGGCCGAGCCGTGCGGTCCGGCCAAACGGCGCCGGCGGCGATGCGCATTGTGGGCGAGAACTTTCCGGATCCGATCTCGCAAGAGTTTGGCTACTGTTCGCAGCAGCAATTGCTGGGCGTTTCTCCGGAAACGGCCTTGAAAGATATGGCCCGTCGGGCGGGCGTAATGGAGCTGCAGATTTTCGTCCTGGCCCTGCTGGTGCAGTCGCGCTCGGGCGGCAATCTGACCGAGCTTCTGGAAAAGCTGGCGGCGATCGTGCGCAACCGCTTGAAACTGCAGGCCAAGATCAAGGCCATGACCAGCGAAGGACGGATGCAAGCGCTGGTGCTGACGCTGTTGCCGCTGGCGGCGCTGATCGCCCTGGTGGTGCTTTCGCCGGAGTATGTTTCGGTGCTGTTTGCACGCCCTTGGATCCTGGCGGCCACTTTATGCAGCCAGATCGCCGGGGCCGTTTGGATTCGTTGTATCGTTCACGCCGAGGTTTGA
- a CDS encoding TadE/TadG family type IV pilus assembly protein produces MSNVRLIRRRTAGVAATEFALVLPVMLLLTFAGADVARVLHVHTAVSNAARVGAEYGALHPFSPLEPETWELEVAAVVREELSLTGAVDADLLEIEINTTTDADGLYHVALEASYPFATVVGWPGLPSTIPLREYVEFRRLR; encoded by the coding sequence ATGTCCAACGTTCGTTTGATTCGCCGACGCACCGCAGGCGTTGCCGCGACGGAGTTCGCGCTGGTCCTGCCGGTGATGCTGTTGCTGACCTTTGCGGGAGCGGATGTGGCCCGCGTGTTGCATGTCCATACGGCCGTTTCCAACGCGGCCCGGGTGGGGGCGGAGTACGGCGCGTTACACCCCTTTTCTCCGCTGGAGCCCGAGACCTGGGAGCTGGAAGTGGCAGCGGTCGTCCGCGAAGAGTTGAGCCTGACGGGCGCCGTGGACGCCGACCTGCTGGAGATCGAGATCAATACGACAACCGACGCAGACGGCCTGTACCACGTCGCCCTGGAAGCGAGCTACCCGTTCGCCACGGTGGTGGGTTGGCCCGGCTTGCCGTCGACCATTCCCCTGCGCGAGTACGTTGAGTTTCGACGTTTGCGTTAA
- a CDS encoding CpaF family protein: protein MPNSSVKTHPPGEDSSSPFRQLKKELHERLIASMDLVALRSMEPERLRRELRRGAEELCRAHSQLLNQEQREGLIEEILFETLGLGPLEPLMRDPTVSDILINGPDKVYVERRGCLEETRVRFHDLDHLICIVQRIAQRIGRRIDESSPMVDARLPDGSRVNAVIHPLALDGALVSIRRFSARPFRPGDMIARGSATAEMLDFLAGCVKARLNILIAGGTGSGKTTMLNMLSAYIPPDERIATIEDSAELQLQQPHVARMETRPPNLEGQGEVTARDLVRNALRMRPDRIIVGECRGKETLDMLQAMSTGHDGSLTTVHANDCRDALRRLEMLISMAAPELNMWFIQNQIANALNIVVHTARMRGGKRRITQISEITGAERESISMHDIFRFESVDVAENSDSQGYFMATGIQPECLGRLRSSGIHIPPALFQERKLFVDRLDSLS, encoded by the coding sequence ATGCCTAACTCCTCCGTCAAAACCCATCCGCCCGGCGAAGATTCGAGTTCCCCCTTTCGTCAGTTAAAGAAAGAGCTGCACGAGCGCCTCATTGCCAGCATGGATCTGGTCGCCTTGCGATCCATGGAGCCCGAACGCCTGCGTCGCGAACTGCGTCGCGGGGCCGAAGAACTTTGCCGGGCCCATTCGCAACTGTTGAACCAGGAGCAGCGCGAAGGATTAATCGAAGAGATTCTCTTTGAGACGCTCGGTCTGGGGCCGCTGGAACCCTTGATGCGTGATCCGACGGTGTCGGACATTCTGATCAATGGTCCCGATAAGGTGTATGTCGAGCGGCGCGGCTGCCTGGAAGAGACCCGGGTGCGGTTTCATGATCTTGACCATTTGATCTGTATTGTGCAGCGCATCGCTCAGCGGATCGGCCGGCGGATTGATGAATCGAGTCCGATGGTCGACGCTCGCCTGCCCGACGGGAGCCGCGTGAATGCGGTGATCCACCCGCTGGCTCTCGACGGCGCGCTGGTCTCCATTCGTCGGTTCAGCGCGCGTCCGTTTCGACCGGGCGATATGATTGCTCGCGGTTCGGCGACGGCGGAGATGCTCGACTTTCTGGCGGGCTGCGTCAAAGCGCGACTGAATATTCTGATCGCAGGCGGCACCGGCAGCGGCAAGACGACCATGTTGAACATGCTGTCGGCGTACATTCCGCCCGACGAACGCATCGCCACCATTGAGGACTCGGCCGAGCTGCAGCTGCAGCAGCCGCATGTCGCCCGGATGGAAACCCGGCCGCCCAACCTGGAAGGTCAAGGCGAAGTCACGGCCCGCGACCTGGTGCGTAACGCCCTGCGGATGCGGCCGGACCGCATCATTGTCGGCGAGTGTCGAGGGAAAGAAACCCTCGACATGCTGCAGGCAATGAGCACCGGCCACGACGGCAGCCTGACCACGGTGCACGCCAACGATTGCCGCGACGCGCTCCGTCGCCTGGAAATGTTAATCAGCATGGCGGCGCCCGAGCTGAACATGTGGTTCATCCAGAATCAAATCGCCAACGCCCTGAATATTGTGGTGCACACGGCCCGCATGCGAGGCGGCAAACGCCGCATTACGCAGATCTCCGAGATCACTGGCGCGGAACGGGAGTCGATCAGCATGCACGATATTTTCCGTTTTGAGTCGGTCGATGTCGCCGAGAATTCCGATTCGCAGGGCTACTTTATGGCGACCGGCATTCAACCGGAGTGCCTGGGACGTTTGCGATCTTCGGGTATTCACATCCCTCCGGCCCTGTTCCAGGAGCGAAAGCTCTTTGTGGATCGGCTTGACTCCCTGAGCTAA
- a CDS encoding AAA family ATPase, with protein MKAFIASDNDPLAFKLADTLQDLGVSCSESNVLSLAQILDHGGQFEFNDALVLLDSSTRSELLLARLPEVAKAPGAFFVIFGPSCAPRQIVEFIRAGANDYLDLSHHPSEELAAIVKRLQASRKESDACGRLISITSCNSGCGASTIAASLATLLSQQSGSCGLLDLHLTGGDLAVLLQLEPRHTLLELAQQADTLDAAMLQQSLSQHASGVNLLASPEPFVNHRDISSAAISRIVQLARMQFSQVVVDLEDMFHQEQVSTLRESDEIVMIFRPDFVSLVRARKSLDFMYESGVQHEKIRLVASRCGQPRQLSLSVVENSLGAKIAACIPEDPVAVLTSINLGVPVVSESPDSKFSRALSAFVDQLNGVTKAVLRPRFSTNAFNAVTSLWGKASL; from the coding sequence ATGAAAGCCTTTATTGCCAGCGATAATGATCCGCTGGCGTTCAAACTTGCCGATACCCTCCAGGATCTGGGCGTAAGCTGTTCGGAATCGAACGTACTTTCGCTGGCGCAGATTCTGGATCACGGCGGCCAGTTTGAATTCAACGACGCCCTGGTCCTGCTGGACTCAAGCACCCGCAGCGAGTTGCTGCTGGCCCGCTTGCCAGAGGTTGCCAAGGCGCCGGGCGCTTTTTTTGTGATTTTCGGCCCGTCCTGCGCTCCAAGGCAGATCGTGGAGTTTATCAGGGCCGGAGCGAACGACTACCTCGATTTATCCCACCACCCCAGCGAAGAACTAGCCGCGATTGTGAAACGCCTGCAGGCGTCGCGGAAAGAGAGCGACGCCTGTGGCCGATTGATCTCGATTACCTCGTGCAATAGCGGGTGCGGGGCCAGCACGATTGCGGCCAGCCTGGCGACGTTGTTGTCGCAGCAGTCAGGCTCTTGCGGTCTGCTCGACCTGCATCTGACCGGAGGCGATCTGGCGGTGCTGCTGCAGCTGGAGCCTCGGCACACGCTGCTGGAGCTTGCCCAGCAGGCGGATACGCTCGATGCGGCCATGCTGCAGCAATCGCTCAGCCAGCATGCGTCGGGCGTGAATCTGCTTGCCAGTCCGGAACCGTTTGTGAACCACCGCGATATTTCGTCGGCGGCCATTAGTCGGATCGTGCAGCTGGCGAGGATGCAGTTTTCGCAGGTGGTCGTCGACCTGGAGGATATGTTCCACCAGGAGCAGGTGAGCACGCTGCGCGAAAGCGACGAGATTGTGATGATCTTTCGGCCGGACTTTGTGTCGCTGGTGCGGGCGCGGAAGTCGCTCGACTTCATGTACGAATCCGGCGTGCAGCACGAGAAAATTCGCCTGGTCGCCAGTCGTTGCGGGCAGCCGCGGCAGTTGTCGCTGAGTGTGGTGGAGAACTCGCTGGGAGCGAAAATTGCGGCCTGCATTCCGGAAGATCCGGTCGCCGTGCTGACCTCGATCAACCTGGGCGTGCCGGTGGTCAGCGAATCGCCCGACTCCAAGTTTTCCCGCGCCCTGTCGGCATTTGTGGATCAGCTCAACGGCGTAACCAAGGCGGTTCTACGCCCGCGATTTTCCACCAACGCATTTAACGCGGTGACCTCGCTGTGGGGCAAGGCCTCGCTGTAA
- a CDS encoding type II secretion system F family protein: MIEFDFTIAAIFVGVATAVYAALAAMHRYPMRVRMRLDEFRQQSGAGQAALNPPVGGSDETGEPIGPGFFDWLLPEADSERWQVQGLLQNAGIYSSEGIGRFFAAKLCLMTAAVLGCLTIGALQLVDFYFVMLACMATGCLGFLAPRLWLQWTIRKRHLRIRRSLPDLLDLLVVCMESGLSIQGALQRITQQLSIAHSDLGREMEGVNRDISLGATVDQALLRFAERSGSEEIKGLSLLLSESRKYGTRLAESLRIHSDAIREKRQQAAEEMAQKASVKILAPTFLFIFPAVFVVLVGPAAIKIQIAFGG, translated from the coding sequence ATGATCGAGTTTGACTTCACCATCGCCGCCATTTTTGTGGGCGTAGCGACGGCCGTTTACGCCGCGTTGGCGGCCATGCACCGCTACCCGATGCGCGTGCGGATGCGACTGGATGAGTTTCGCCAGCAGTCCGGCGCGGGACAGGCGGCGCTGAATCCGCCCGTCGGCGGATCCGACGAAACGGGCGAACCAATCGGACCGGGGTTCTTCGACTGGTTGCTGCCTGAGGCCGATAGTGAACGGTGGCAAGTGCAAGGGCTGCTGCAGAACGCGGGCATTTATTCGTCAGAGGGCATCGGTCGATTCTTCGCCGCCAAACTCTGCCTGATGACGGCCGCCGTGCTGGGCTGTCTGACGATTGGGGCCCTGCAGCTGGTGGACTTCTACTTTGTGATGCTGGCCTGTATGGCCACCGGATGCCTGGGGTTTCTGGCGCCGCGGTTGTGGCTGCAATGGACGATCCGAAAGCGGCATTTGCGCATTCGCCGATCTCTGCCCGACCTGCTTGACCTGCTGGTGGTGTGCATGGAGAGCGGGCTCAGTATTCAAGGAGCCCTGCAGCGGATTACGCAGCAGTTGAGCATCGCCCACTCCGATCTGGGACGAGAAATGGAAGGCGTCAACCGGGATATTTCTCTGGGGGCGACCGTCGACCAGGCGTTGCTGCGGTTTGCGGAACGCTCCGGCAGCGAAGAGATCAAAGGACTCAGCCTGCTGCTCTCTGAGTCGCGGAAATACGGCACGCGACTGGCCGAATCGTTACGCATCCACTCCGACGCCATTCGGGAGAAACGCCAGCAGGCGGCCGAAGAGATGGCTCAGAAGGCTTCCGTCAAGATTCTGGCGCCGACGTTTCTGTTTATTTTTCCGGCGGTGTTCGTCGTGCTGGTCGGCCCGGCCGCTATCAAAATTCAAATCGCGTTCGGCGGCTAA